A single genomic interval of Antechinus flavipes isolate AdamAnt ecotype Samford, QLD, Australia chromosome 1, AdamAnt_v2, whole genome shotgun sequence harbors:
- the CILP2 gene encoding cartilage intermediate layer protein 2 has translation MAAFLQLLCLCLAAAQLAGAPDGLAEWTSWFNVDHPGGDGDFESLEAIRFYYGERLCAHPLAMEARTTEWELPADVGERVHHSLERGFWCLNREQPEGKSCSNYHVRFKCPLAASWSEWGVWGPCSGSCGPGRRLRRRHCPGSKKDTCIGRSVEAQKCVRPACPGCGRDVASKDCSGCVCKDHVLLGTVVTPAGRPLPGARVTLKGRPKPVLATTDARGSFRLAGICSDGHTNVSVQLEGFAQGVGQAVANSSTTASVTVILRTLEKPYLVKQPESRVREAGQHVMFCCKALGTPVPKKYYWYHNGSLLDRKLYKYDSNLVLRNLDPEQAGTYHCKANSDAGTIKSNTAVLTVLARGQQVCDPRPLEHLIKLPDDCHQAASGSAYYNVGLCPDTRCPGRPGSNLRCGESGDRCCSVSRLETREIQCTGYVLPVKVVAKCGCEKCMPPKVLVRGRVVAADTEEPLRFAQILLGKEKTGFTGYQGDFTIEVPPATERLVVTFVDSHQEFVDAVKVLPFDPRGGGVYQEVKVMRKKEPITLDAGQSNTIPLGAVEGLDPVGEIVIPASAFYYPNGEPYNGSVQASVTFLDPRDLATAAAASSDLNFVDDNGELAPLRTYGMFLVDLRAAGSGEELHTGPVEVRVDAGQIHMAGHAEEMKLWSLNPTTGLWEEETDFHSETAGRRGRREERTFLIGNVEIRERRLFNLDVPERRRCFVKVRAYINDKFIPSEQVEGVVVTLVNLEPAPGYSANPRAWGRFDSSVTGPNGACLPAFCDADRADAYTAYITAALGGEELEPAPSSPQPHPGTVGVAQPYLGKLDYRRTDHDDPALKKNGFRINLAKPNPNNLDEIQGPIYPWRSLRECEDAPVTANHFRFSRVEADKYEYNVVPFRESELASWTGDYLSWWPNPQEFRACFIKVKIQGPQDYMVRSHNAGGSHPRTQGQLYGLRDARSVRGMEHPGTSAACVEFKCSGMLFDQRLSDRTLVTLIPQGSCRRIGVNSLLREYLARHPPVAPTDDLTGFSMIAPVDPLGHNYGIYTVTDQNPRLAKEIAIGRCFDGTSDGFSREMKADVGIAVTFQCQERPAGQRSLFQRLLDSPRTALEDIRREMGPGRRSLSSPPTRRVSGRRRRMEMLQPEAGTETLTPDPEDTP, from the exons ATGGCGGCTTTCCTGCAGCTCCTGTGTCTGTGCCTCGCCGCCGCCCAGCTGGCGGGAGCCCCAG ATGGCCTTGCAGAATGGACATCCTGGTTCAATGTGGACCACCCTGGGGGGGATGGGGACTTTGAAAGCCTGGAGGCTATTCGATTCTACTATGGTGAGCGATTGTGTGCCCACCCCTTGGCCATGGAGGCCCGGACCACCGAGTGGGAATTGCCTGCTGATGTGGGTGAACGAGTGCACCACAGTCTTGAGAGGGGCTTCTGGTGCCTCAACCGGGAGCAGCCCGAAGGAAAGAGTTGTTCCAACTACCACGTTCGATTCAAGTGCCCACTGG CTGCTTCATGGAGTGAGTGGGGAGTGTGGGGGCCTTGCTCGGGGAGCTGCGGGCCCGGCCGTCGCCTCCGCCGTCGGCACTGTCCAGGATCCAAGAAGGACACATGTATAGGACGTTCTGTGGAAGCTCAGAAATGCGTGCGACCAGCGTGTCCCGGT TGTGGCCGAGATGTAGCCAGCAAGGATTGCAGCGGCTGTGTCTGCAAGGATCATGTTCTCCTGGGTACTGTGGTCACCCCTGCTGGTCGGCCTCTGCCTGGGGCCCGTGTGACCCTTAAGGGCCGCCCTAAGCCTGTCTTGGCTACCACGGATGCCCGAGGCAGTTTCCGACTTGCAGGCATCTGTTCTGATGGCCACACTAACGTCAGTGTCCAGCTGGAGGGCTTTGCGCAAGGCGTCGGCCAGGCTGTGGCCAACAGCTCCACAACGGCCTCTGTCACGGTCATTCTCCGGACCCTGG aGAAGCCCTATCTGGTGAAGCAGCCAGAATCCCGTGTCCGAGAGGCTGGACAACATGTGATGTTCTGCTGTAAAGCTCTTGGAACGCCTGTGCCTAAGAAATACTACTG GTACCACAATGGGAGCCTGCTGGATAGAAAGCTCTACAAATATGATAGCAACCTGGTGCTCAGGAACTTGGATCCGGAGCAGGCAGGCACCTACCACTGCAAAGCCAACAGTGATGCTGGTACCATCAAGTCCAACACTGCTGTCCTGACTGTGCTAG CTCGAGGACAGCAAGTCTGTGACCCCCGGCCCCTTGAACACCTCATCAAGCTGCCAGATGATTGCCACCAGGCTGCTTCAGGATCCGCCTACTACAATGTGGGTCTCTGTCCGGATACCCGCTGCCCTGGTCGACCTGGTTCCAACCTTCGCTGCGGGGAATCTGGCGACCGCTGTTGTTCTGTGAGCCGTTTAGAGACCCGGGAGATCCAGTGTACGGGCTACGTCTTGCCTGTGAAGGTGGTGGCCAAGTGTGGGTGTGAGAAGTGCATGCCCCCCAAGGTGCTGGTGAGGGGCCGAGTTGTGGCTGCTGACACCGAGGAACCCTTGCGCTTTGCGCAGATCCTCCtagggaaggagaaaactggCTTCACTGGTTACCAAGGTGACTTCACCATCGAGGTACCCCCAGCCACCGAGCGCCTTGTTGTGACCTTCGTGGACAGTCACCAGGAGTTTGTAGATGCAGTCAAAGTCTTGCCCTTTGACCCTCGGGGAGGTGGAGTTTACCAGGAGGTGAAGGTCATGAGGAAGAAGGAGCCCATCACTTTGGACGCTGGCCAGAGCAATACCATTCCCCTGGGTGCAGTAGAGGGATTGGACCCTGTAGGAGAGATTGTTATACCGGCCAGTGCCTTCTACTATCCGAATGGAGAGCCGTATAATGGGAGCGTGCAGGCCAGTGTTACTTTTCTGGACCCCCGTGACCTTGCCACAGCAGCTGCTGCTTCGAGTGACCTCAATTTTGTGGATGACAACGGGGAGCTAGCCCCTCTGAGGACCTACGGCATGTTCTTGGTGGACCTCCGAGCAGCGGGCTCCGGGGAGGAGCTGCACACGGGTCCGGTGGAGGTGCGTGTGGATGCTGGGCAGATCCACATGGCGGGGCACGCTGAGGAAATGAAGCTGTGGTCCTTGAATCCAACTACCGGCTTATGGGAGGAGGAGACTGACTTCCACTCCGAGACTGCTGGGCGCCGGGGGCGGAGGGAGGAGCGGACGTTCCTCATAGGCAATGTAGAAATCCGGGAGCGGCGACTCTTCAATTTAGACGTGCCGGAGCGCCGGAGATGCTTTGTCAAGGTGCGCGCCTACATCAATGACAAGTTTATACCCAGTGAGCAGGTGGAAGGGGTGGTGGTGACTCTGGTCAATTTGGAACCGGCGCCAGGCTACTCGGCCAACCCCCGTGCCTGGGGACGCTTTGATAGTAGTGTCACGGGTCCCAATGGAGCCTGCCTTCCCGCTTTCTGTGACGCCGACAGGGCGGACGCCTATACTGCCTATATTACGGCTGCCCTTGGGGGTGAGGAGCTGGAGCCGGCGCCTTCCAGCCCCCAGCCTCATCCGGGGACTGTGGGCGTGGCCCAGCCCTACCTGGGCAAGCTGGACTACCGTAGGACGGACCACGATGATCCGGCTTTGAAGAAGAATGGTTTCCGAATTAATCTGGCCAAACCCAACCCCAACAATCTGGATGAGATCCAAGGCCCCATATACCCTTGGCGGAGCTTGCGGGAGTGCGAGGATGCTCCAGTAACAGCCAATCACTTCCGTTTCTCCCGGGTGGAGGCAGACAAGTATGAATACAATGTGGTCCCTTTCCGGGAGAGTGAGCTGGCTTCCTGGACTGGTGATTACCTCTCCTGGTGGCCCAACCCCCAGGAGTTCCGCGCCTGCTTCATCAAGGTCAAGATACAGGGGCCCCAGGACTACATGGTGAGGTCTCACAATGCTGGGGGCAGTCATCCTCGCACCCAGGGCCAGCTCTATGGGCTGCGGGATGCACGCAGTGTGAGGGGCATGGAGCATCCTGGCACCTCGGCAGCCTGTGTGGAGTTCAAGTGTAGTGGGATGCTGTTTGACCAGCGCCTGTCAGACCGGACCCTGGTGACCCTGATACCTCAGGGCAGCTGCCGACGCATAGGCGTCAACAGTCTCCTGAGGGAGTACCTGGCGCGCCACCCGCCAGTGGCCCCAACTGATGACCTGACAGGCTTCTCCATGATCGCACCTGTAGACCCCTTGGGCCACAATTACGGCATCTACACGGTGACAGACCAGAATCCCCGGCTAGCCAAAGAGATCGCCATCGGCCGTTGTTTTGATGGTACCTCGGACGGCTTCTCAAGGGAGATGAAGGCAGATGTGGGTATAGCTGTAACCTTCCAGTGTCAGGAACGCCCAGCCGGCCAACGAAGTCTTTTCCAGAGGCTGTTGGACTCTCCTAGGACTGCTCTCGAAGATATACGCCGGGAGATGGGACCTGGCCGTAGAAGTCTGTCTTCTCCCCCTACTCGCAGAGTTTCTGGCCGCAGAAGGAGGATGGAAATGCTCCAGCCTGAGGCAGGAACTGAGACCTTGACCCCTGATCCTGAGGATACCCCCTAA
- the YJEFN3 gene encoding yjeF N-terminal domain-containing protein 3, with translation MSDPAASEERQPELPRFLSKVEAVAMEKELIEDYRFGRQQLAEMCGYACAVAVTKVFPVAALSRKQRTVLVVCGPEQNGAIGLVCARHLRVFEYEPTIFYPKRSPDSLSKDFTTQCEKMDIPFLSYLPTEVQLINDAYSLVIDAILGPGAEPGEAKEPCTSILATLKLVKIPIVSLDIPSGWDVEMGNEDGISPEVLVSLAAPKKCAGRFSGKYHFVAGRFVPDDVQKKFHLNLPGYPGTECVVAL, from the exons CAAGGTGGAGGCTGTTGCCATGGAGAAGGAGCTCATCGAGGACTATCGGTTTGGGCGGCAGCAGCTGGCAGAGATGTGTGGGTATGCCTGTGCTGTGGCTGTGACCAAG GTGTTTCCTGTGGCCGCCCTCTCCCGGAAGCAGCGTACCGTCCTGGTGGTGTGTGGGCCTGAGCAGAACGGGGCCATCGGGCTGGTGTGTGCTCGGCATCTTCGGGTGTTC GAGTATGAGCCAACCATCTTCTACCCCAAACGCTCTCCAGACTCACTGTCCAAGGATTTCACCACGCAGTGTGAGAAGATGGACATCCCCTTTCTTTCCTACCTCCCTACTGAG GTCCAGCTGATCAACGACGCCTACAGCCTGGTGATCGATGCCATCCTGGGGCCCGGGGCGGAGCCTGGGGAGGCCAAAGAGCCCTGCACCAGCATCCTGGCCACCCTGAAGCTGGTCAAGATCCCCATTGTCAGCCTGGACATCCCCTCAG GATGGGATGTGGAGATGGGCAATGAAGACGGGATCAGCCCCGAGGTGCTGGTGTCCCTGGCTGCCCCCAAGAAATGTGCCGGTCGGTTTTCAGGGAAGTACCACTTTGTGGCTGGACGCTTTGTCCCTGATGACGTGCAGAAGAAATTCCACCTGAATCTGCCTGGCTACCCTGGCACAGAGTGTGTGGTGGCTCTTTAA